The DNA sequence CAAACCGGCAACCCAGATACAGCTGAGGTAGATCACGTCATTGACGCGTAGTAAGGAATTTTTCATGAGGCTTCACCGCGAGCACGACGCCGGCTGCGGGCCGGCGTCGCGAGGTTCTTCTGAACGACCTATTACTGGACGGCTTCGATACGCTTGATCAGATCGGTGTAGGCGGCGCCGTACTTTTCGCGTACCGGGGCGGTGGCATCGTAGAAGGGCTTCTTATCGACTTCGATGAATTCCACGCCTGCGGCTTTGAGCTTTTCTTCGCTGCTGGCGGATTTTTCATCCCAGAGCTTGCGCTCTTCCTGCTGCGCTTCCTTAGCGTACGTCTTCACCAGTTCCTGTTGCTCCGGGGTGAGCTTGTTCCAGGCCGTCTTGGACATGACGATAGGCTCGGGAAGAATCAGGTGACCGGTCAGGGTGTAATGCTTGGCTGTGCGGTAATGGTTGTGCTCGAGCAGCGTCGGCGGGTTGTTTTCGGCACCGTCGACGACGCCGGTCTGCAGTGCGCTGAAGATTTCCGCGGTATCCATCGCCACGCCCTGAGCGCCCATGGCATTCAGCGTATCGATGAACAGCGGGTTGCCAATCACCCGGATCTTCATGCCCTTGAGATCTTCGATGCTGCGTACCGGCTCCTTGGTGTAGATGTTGCGGACGCCGCCATCCATCCATGCCAGACCGACCATGTTGAATTCGGAGTCAGTGATCTTGTCGAGAAGCTCCTGGCCGATTTCGCCATCAATGACCTTGCGCATGTGTTCGTGATCGCGGAACACGAACGGCATGTTGAAGGCGTTGACGTCGGACACCACCGGACCGAGCGTGCCGAGGCTGACTCGGGTCATCTGGACGGCGCCGATCTGGAGCTGTTCGACCACTTCTTTTTCCGAGCCCAGCACGCCGCCGGAGAACATCCGGTACTTCAGTTCGCCATCGGTGGCGTCTTCGAGTTTCTTGCCCAGGTTTTCCATGGCCACGACGGTCGGATAACCGGCTGGATGAACCTCGGCCATTTTCAGCGTGGTGGCGGCTTGTGCGAGGCCCGGCAGACACAGGGCGAAGGGAAGCGCGGCGATGAGCAACTTGCGTTTGAAGTTCATGTGAATCTCCATCTTGTTGTTGTTGATGTTGCAGCGTTGCGAGCGACAAGGTCGGGCGACTGCGGGCCTGTCCTTGGTGGGTGAAGCGTTAGCGGAAGCGGGGTTCCTCCATTCCGGCGACGCCGGGTTGCAGCGCGAATACGCCGCCAGCCAGTGGCTGGTCGGAGAGGTCACCGCCTGGGCGAATGGATGTGACGAACAGAGTGTCCAAGCCAGGGCCGCCAAAGGCGCACATGGCAGGTTTCTTTACCGGCACTTCGAGCGAGTGGTCGAGACGACCGTCAGGTGTGAAGCGATGAATCAGGCCTGCGTCGTTACCGCAGATCCAGTAGCAGCCGTCGATGTCGACGGCTGCGCCATCCGGGCGACCGGGATACTGGTTCATGTCCACGAACAGCCGGCGATTGCTCGGCGTACCACTTTCGATGTCGTAATCGAAGGCCCAGATTTTCTGCACGGTGGGGTGGGAGTCCGACAGATACATGGTGCGGCCATCGGGACTGAAGCCGAGTCCGTTGGGTACGATGAAATCGTTCAGGCGTGCACTGAGCGGATCACTGTCGACGGCACCGTCGAGCCGATACAGCGCGCCTGCGGAAATGCCGGCGGCCATATCCATGACCATGGTTCCCGCCCAGAAGCGCCCCTGGCGGTCGCAGCGGCCATCATTGAAACGCATGTTGCCGTGGCCATGCTGCACACCGGCCAGGCGTGTGGCGTGAAGGGAGCCGTCGTCCTGCGGAGTAAGATCGAAATAGCCGTTTTCCATGCCGGCGACCCAGCGATTGCCTTCACCCTCACGGCGAGCGATGCAAGCGATCATCTGGTCGGCTGTCCAACGGGTTACCTTGGCGTCCGCCGCCTGCCAGCGCAGCAGGTGGCGGTTGGGAATATCGACCCAGTAGAGCGCTTGTTCATGCGCGACCCAGACCGGACTTTCTCCAGTGGCGTTCTGCGCATCGACTATCAGTTCTGCTTGGTTTGCCATGGCGATTCTCTGTCGTTGTTCTCGGCGTGGCGGGAAGAGTCAATCGTCGAACGGACCTGCTTCGCAGAAGGCGCCGCCCTGGTAGATCAAGGCAGGATCATTGGCAGCGTAGGGCGGTTGCGCTTCAACCTTCTCGCGGAACACCTCGGATGTGTCCTTGGGTTCGAAGCCCAGATGGGCCGCCATGTGGTTGTCCCACCAGACGTCACGGTTCGCCGATGCGCCGTAGACAACGGTGTGCCCGACGTTTGGGGTGAATAGCGAACGCTCGATCAGGTCGGTCAGGTCGCGGTAGCTCAGATAGGTGGCCATCATTCGGCGGTTGAGCGGTTCGGGGAACGAAGAGCCAATGCGGATGCTGACGGTCTCGATGCCGTAGCGATCGAAGTAGAAGCTTGCCATGTCCTCACCGTAGGACTTGGACAGGCCGTAGTAACTGTCCGGACGGCGTGCGACGCTGGCGTCGATTTTTTCGGTCTGCTTGTAGAAGCCGATCACATGGTTGGAGCTGGCGAAGACAACGCGTTTGATGTCGTGCTTGCGTGCGGCTTCGTAGACATGAAACACGCCGCGAATGTTGCCTTCGAGAATTTCCTCGAAAGGCCGCTCGACCGATACCCCACCAAAATGCGCGATGGCATCGACGCCTTCGCAGAGGGCATGTACGGCGGCTTTGTCGGCGAGGTTACAGGTCACTACCTCTTCGTGAGGGCCAGCAGCGGGCTCCATCGAGGCGATATCGGAGAGGCGAATGATATTGGCGTAAGGGCGAAGCGTTTCGCGTAGCACCTTGCCCAAACCTCCTGCCGCTCCCGTTAGCAGGAGGCGATTGAAGGGTGTGGCAGTGGTTGTCTTACTTGTCATGAGGATCTGCCTGTCGCTTATTGTTTTAATGTCATCGGTTGTCAGATGACTTGTGCTCGATTATTTGCGCC is a window from the Pseudomonas sp. MTM4 genome containing:
- a CDS encoding SMP-30/gluconolactonase/LRE family protein is translated as MANQAELIVDAQNATGESPVWVAHEQALYWVDIPNRHLLRWQAADAKVTRWTADQMIACIARREGEGNRWVAGMENGYFDLTPQDDGSLHATRLAGVQHGHGNMRFNDGRCDRQGRFWAGTMVMDMAAGISAGALYRLDGAVDSDPLSARLNDFIVPNGLGFSPDGRTMYLSDSHPTVQKIWAFDYDIESGTPSNRRLFVDMNQYPGRPDGAAVDIDGCYWICGNDAGLIHRFTPDGRLDHSLEVPVKKPAMCAFGGPGLDTLFVTSIRPGGDLSDQPLAGGVFALQPGVAGMEEPRFR
- a CDS encoding TRAP transporter substrate-binding protein yields the protein MNFKRKLLIAALPFALCLPGLAQAATTLKMAEVHPAGYPTVVAMENLGKKLEDATDGELKYRMFSGGVLGSEKEVVEQLQIGAVQMTRVSLGTLGPVVSDVNAFNMPFVFRDHEHMRKVIDGEIGQELLDKITDSEFNMVGLAWMDGGVRNIYTKEPVRSIEDLKGMKIRVIGNPLFIDTLNAMGAQGVAMDTAEIFSALQTGVVDGAENNPPTLLEHNHYRTAKHYTLTGHLILPEPIVMSKTAWNKLTPEQQELVKTYAKEAQQEERKLWDEKSASSEEKLKAAGVEFIEVDKKPFYDATAPVREKYGAAYTDLIKRIEAVQ
- a CDS encoding NAD(P)-dependent oxidoreductase, with translation MTSKTTTATPFNRLLLTGAAGGLGKVLRETLRPYANIIRLSDIASMEPAAGPHEEVVTCNLADKAAVHALCEGVDAIAHFGGVSVERPFEEILEGNIRGVFHVYEAARKHDIKRVVFASSNHVIGFYKQTEKIDASVARRPDSYYGLSKSYGEDMASFYFDRYGIETVSIRIGSSFPEPLNRRMMATYLSYRDLTDLIERSLFTPNVGHTVVYGASANRDVWWDNHMAAHLGFEPKDTSEVFREKVEAQPPYAANDPALIYQGGAFCEAGPFDD